One genomic segment of Streptomyces niveus includes these proteins:
- a CDS encoding extracellular solute-binding protein — protein sequence MRPTAPLFLVTVLAAGALTACGGGSGSDPDTIKVAYNRSTDNKIRFKDNYLESVKKDFEKSNPGKKVELIPIQAPDNDYATKAQQMMRSPKTAPDLVYEDTFRINSDIKAGYLRPLDEYLDKWDDWDQFVDTAKSAAKAEDGKTYGVPDGTDTRGLWFNKKIFADAGLPADWQPKNWAEVLDAARTVKQKVPDVIPLNVYTGKGPGEAAVMQGFEMLLYGTGEDPLYDPSAKKWVAGNKGFEDALEFVRTVYSEKLGPDVSDALDPNIGTRVATEFFPEGRLAISLDGSWMGQNWINKGPKEWPEWSTELAQAPMPTQNGQAPGSVSMSGGWAWSIPQKAQNPDLAFEFIKTQQTKENAVEWDVVGAQIAVREDVAADPRYLKSMPGIDFFTKLVEVTNYRPALPVYPQVSSAIGEAMESVTTGDSSAADAAKAYDEQLKTIADGAVVEK from the coding sequence GTGCGCCCCACCGCCCCACTGTTCCTCGTCACGGTCCTGGCCGCCGGTGCGCTCACGGCGTGCGGCGGCGGGTCCGGCAGTGATCCGGACACCATCAAGGTCGCCTACAACAGATCGACGGACAACAAGATCCGCTTCAAGGACAACTATCTGGAGTCCGTGAAGAAGGACTTCGAGAAGAGCAATCCGGGCAAGAAGGTCGAACTGATCCCGATCCAGGCCCCGGACAACGACTACGCCACCAAGGCGCAGCAGATGATGCGCTCTCCGAAGACCGCGCCCGATCTGGTCTACGAGGACACCTTCCGCATCAACTCGGACATCAAGGCCGGCTATCTGCGCCCGCTGGACGAGTATCTGGACAAGTGGGACGACTGGGACCAGTTCGTCGACACGGCGAAGTCGGCCGCCAAGGCGGAGGACGGCAAGACGTACGGCGTCCCGGACGGCACCGACACCCGCGGCCTCTGGTTCAACAAGAAGATCTTCGCCGACGCGGGCCTGCCCGCCGACTGGCAGCCGAAGAACTGGGCGGAGGTCCTGGACGCGGCACGCACGGTCAAGCAGAAGGTCCCGGACGTGATCCCGCTCAACGTCTACACGGGCAAGGGCCCCGGCGAGGCGGCGGTGATGCAGGGCTTCGAGATGCTGCTGTACGGAACGGGCGAGGACCCGCTCTACGACCCGTCGGCGAAGAAGTGGGTGGCGGGCAACAAGGGCTTCGAGGACGCCCTTGAGTTCGTACGCACCGTGTACTCCGAGAAGTTGGGGCCCGACGTCTCGGACGCGCTCGACCCCAACATCGGTACGCGCGTCGCGACGGAGTTCTTCCCCGAGGGCAGGCTGGCGATCTCTCTCGACGGCTCCTGGATGGGTCAGAACTGGATCAACAAGGGCCCCAAGGAGTGGCCCGAGTGGTCCACCGAGCTGGCCCAGGCACCGATGCCGACGCAGAACGGGCAGGCGCCCGGCAGCGTGTCGATGTCCGGCGGCTGGGCATGGTCGATCCCGCAGAAGGCCCAGAATCCCGACCTGGCCTTCGAGTTCATCAAGACGCAGCAGACGAAGGAGAACGCCGTCGAGTGGGACGTCGTCGGCGCGCAGATCGCCGTCCGTGAGGATGTGGCGGCCGATCCGAGGTACCTGAAGTCGATGCCCGGTATCGACTTCTTCACCAAGCTCGTCGAGGTGACCAACTACCGCCCCGCGCTGCCTGTTTACCCCCAGGTCTCGTCCGCGATCGGGGAGGCGATGGAGTCGGTGACGACGGGTGACTCGTCGGCGGCGGACGCCGCGAAGGCGTACGACGAGCAGTTGAAGACGATCGCCGACGGCGCGGTGGTCGAGAAGTGA
- a CDS encoding response regulator translates to MTGKADGDSRPIRVLVVEDDPVAADAHQLYVGRVPGFAVAGVAHSRVEAGRLLERTDIDLILLDLYLPDGHGLQLLRSLRAAGHHADVIAVTSARDLTVVREGVSLGVVQYVLKPFAFATLRDRLSRYAEFRAAAGEASGQDEVDRALGALRAPQPASLPKGLSGPTLESVTRALRDERAGLTATEAAARLGISRITARRYLEHLVSAGQADRSPQYGQIGRPELQYRWIVSTR, encoded by the coding sequence ATGACCGGCAAGGCAGACGGCGACTCCCGCCCCATTCGCGTACTGGTCGTCGAGGACGACCCCGTCGCCGCCGACGCCCATCAGCTGTACGTGGGCCGTGTTCCCGGCTTCGCGGTGGCCGGCGTCGCGCACTCCCGCGTCGAGGCGGGCCGGCTGCTGGAGCGTACGGACATCGACCTGATCCTCCTCGACCTGTATCTGCCGGACGGGCACGGGCTGCAACTGCTGCGCAGCCTGCGGGCCGCCGGTCACCACGCGGACGTCATCGCCGTCACGTCGGCGCGCGATCTCACCGTCGTACGCGAAGGGGTCTCGCTGGGCGTCGTGCAGTACGTGCTCAAGCCCTTCGCCTTCGCCACGCTCCGGGACAGGCTCAGCCGTTACGCGGAGTTCCGGGCCGCAGCGGGTGAGGCCAGCGGCCAGGACGAGGTGGACCGGGCACTCGGGGCGCTGCGTGCGCCACAGCCCGCGTCGCTGCCGAAGGGACTCAGCGGGCCGACGCTGGAGTCGGTGACGCGTGCGCTCCGGGACGAGCGGGCGGGGCTGACGGCCACGGAGGCGGCGGCGCGGCTCGGTATCTCGCGGATCACCGCGCGCCGTTATCTGGAGCATCTGGTGAGCGCGGGGCAGGCGGACCGCAGCCCGCAGTACGGCCAGATCGGGCGCCCGGAGCTCCAGTACCGGTGGATCGTCTCCACCCGGTAG
- a CDS encoding carbohydrate ABC transporter permease, giving the protein MKRATRVRLASDAALFVVAGAFLLPLLWLVLSSLDADADLRVRLPSSPTTENFSAVLTDEITFTPMLNSLLLCGSATLLTVACAALAAYPLSRYRSRFSRPYLLTILFTTCLPITAIMVPVYGLFVQVNLVDTMYGTALFLATSQLPFSIWLMKNFMDGVPTVLEEAAWTDGASMIQTLTRIVLPLMGPGMTVVMIYTFIQLWGNFFVPFMLLLSPDQLPASVSIFTFFGNYGSVIYGQLAAFSILYSTPVLLLYILISRRLGGGFALGGAVKG; this is encoded by the coding sequence ATGAAGCGCGCCACTCGCGTCCGGCTCGCCTCGGACGCCGCGCTGTTCGTGGTGGCCGGGGCCTTTCTGCTGCCGCTGCTGTGGCTGGTGCTGTCCTCCCTCGACGCCGACGCGGACCTGCGGGTACGCCTGCCGTCGTCGCCGACCACGGAGAATTTCAGCGCGGTCCTCACCGACGAGATCACGTTCACGCCGATGCTCAACAGCCTGCTGCTGTGCGGAAGCGCGACGCTGCTGACGGTGGCGTGCGCGGCGCTGGCGGCGTATCCGCTGTCCCGCTACCGCTCACGGTTCAGCCGCCCGTATCTGCTGACGATCCTGTTCACGACGTGTCTGCCGATCACGGCGATCATGGTCCCGGTGTACGGGCTGTTCGTCCAGGTCAACCTGGTCGACACGATGTACGGCACGGCGCTGTTCCTGGCGACGTCCCAACTGCCGTTCTCCATCTGGCTGATGAAGAACTTCATGGACGGGGTGCCGACCGTCCTGGAGGAGGCGGCGTGGACGGACGGGGCGTCGATGATCCAGACGCTGACCCGGATCGTGCTGCCGCTGATGGGGCCGGGCATGACGGTCGTGATGATCTACACGTTCATCCAGCTCTGGGGGAACTTCTTCGTCCCCTTCATGCTGCTCCTGTCCCCCGACCAACTGCCCGCGTCCGTATCGATCTTCACCTTCTTCGGCAACTACGGCTCGGTGATCTACGGCCAGTTGGCGGCGTTCTCGATCCTCTACTCGACGCCGGTGCTGCTGCTCTACATCCTGATCTCGCGTCGGCTGGGCGGGGGCTTCGCGCTCGGCGGCGCGGTGAAGGGCTGA
- a CDS encoding ATP-dependent 6-phosphofructokinase, protein MRIGVLTAGGDCPGLNAVIRSVVHRAVTGHGDEVIGFEDGFKGLLDGHYRPLDLDSVSGILARGGTILGSARLERGRLREAAESADELGRKYGIDALIPIGGEGTLTAARMLSDAGMPVVGVPKTIDNDISSTDRTFGFDTAVMVATEAIDRLKTTAESHQRVMVVEVMGRHAGWIALESGMAGGAHGICLPERPFEVDSIVKMVEERFARGKKFAVICVAEGAHPAEGSMHYVRGEIDQFGHERFEGIGNHLAGELERRLGKEARPVILGHVQRGGTPTAYDRVLATRFGWHAVEAVHNGDFGKMTSLNGTSVSMVPLAEAVTRLKTVPENRMFEAESVF, encoded by the coding sequence ATGCGTATCGGAGTTCTCACCGCAGGCGGCGACTGTCCCGGCCTGAACGCCGTGATCCGCTCGGTCGTCCACCGCGCCGTGACCGGACACGGCGACGAGGTCATCGGCTTCGAGGACGGCTTCAAGGGCCTCCTCGACGGCCACTACCGCCCCCTCGACCTCGACTCGGTCAGCGGCATCCTGGCACGCGGCGGCACGATTCTCGGTTCCGCCCGGCTGGAGCGCGGCCGGCTGCGGGAGGCGGCGGAGAGCGCCGACGAGTTGGGGCGCAAGTACGGCATCGACGCGCTCATCCCGATCGGCGGCGAGGGCACCCTCACGGCGGCCCGGATGCTCTCCGACGCGGGCATGCCCGTGGTGGGTGTCCCGAAGACCATCGACAACGACATCTCCTCCACCGACCGCACCTTCGGCTTCGACACGGCCGTGATGGTCGCCACCGAGGCCATCGACCGGCTCAAGACCACGGCCGAGTCGCACCAGCGCGTCATGGTCGTCGAGGTCATGGGCCGGCACGCCGGGTGGATCGCGCTGGAGTCGGGCATGGCGGGCGGCGCGCACGGCATCTGTCTGCCGGAGCGGCCCTTCGAGGTCGACAGCATCGTGAAGATGGTCGAGGAGCGTTTCGCACGCGGGAAGAAGTTCGCGGTCATCTGCGTCGCCGAGGGCGCGCACCCGGCCGAGGGCTCGATGCACTACGTACGGGGCGAGATCGACCAGTTCGGCCACGAACGCTTCGAGGGCATCGGCAACCACCTCGCGGGCGAGCTGGAGCGGCGTCTGGGCAAGGAGGCCAGGCCCGTCATCCTCGGCCACGTACAGCGCGGGGGCACGCCGACCGCGTACGACCGGGTGCTGGCGACGCGCTTCGGCTGGCACGCGGTGGAGGCGGTCCACAACGGCGACTTCGGCAAGATGACCTCGCTGAACGGCACATCGGTGTCGATGGTGCCGCTCGCGGAGGCGGTCACCCGCCTCAAGACGGTCCCGGAGAACCGGATGTTCGAGGCGGAGTCGGTCTTCTAG
- a CDS encoding carbohydrate ABC transporter permease yields MPAGGRERDERRGGRKPRPLRWLPLAPATVLLLLFLAGPIGYCVWIAFTNTQLTGSSTSDFVGLDNFRRAFADDNFRNAVWLTLVFTFVSSIVGQNTIGLALAGLMRAASRPVRTVTGAVVIAAWVLPEIVAAFLLYAFFRREGTLNAVLDWLHLPSQNWLFTLPILAVSFANVWRGTAFSMLIYSAALSEIPKDITEAAEVDGANGVRRLWHITLPMIRRSIGTNLMLNTLSTLSVFGLIWAMTRGGPGNRSQTLPVFMYDQAFLKSLIGYGTAVALLLLLVGALFSIVYIRLLKVEV; encoded by the coding sequence GTGCCGGCGGGCGGCCGCGAGCGCGACGAACGCCGCGGTGGTCGCAAGCCGCGCCCGCTGCGCTGGCTGCCGCTGGCCCCGGCGACCGTGCTGCTGCTCCTGTTCCTCGCCGGGCCGATCGGTTACTGCGTCTGGATCGCCTTCACCAACACGCAGTTGACGGGTTCGTCGACGTCGGACTTCGTCGGCCTGGACAACTTCCGGCGGGCGTTCGCGGACGACAACTTCCGTAACGCGGTGTGGCTGACGCTCGTCTTCACCTTCGTGTCGTCGATCGTCGGGCAGAACACGATCGGGCTGGCGCTGGCCGGGCTGATGCGGGCCGCGTCCCGGCCGGTGCGGACCGTCACGGGCGCCGTCGTGATCGCGGCGTGGGTGCTGCCGGAGATCGTCGCGGCGTTCCTGCTGTACGCGTTCTTCCGCCGCGAGGGGACGCTGAACGCCGTCCTGGACTGGCTCCATCTGCCGTCCCAGAACTGGCTGTTCACCCTGCCGATCCTGGCGGTGTCGTTCGCCAACGTCTGGCGCGGGACGGCGTTCTCGATGCTGATCTACTCCGCCGCGCTGTCCGAGATCCCGAAGGACATCACGGAGGCGGCGGAGGTCGACGGCGCGAACGGCGTAAGGCGGCTGTGGCACATCACGCTGCCGATGATCCGGCGTTCCATCGGCACCAATCTGATGCTCAACACGCTCTCCACCCTCTCCGTCTTCGGGCTGATCTGGGCGATGACGCGCGGCGGGCCGGGCAACCGCAGCCAGACGCTGCCGGTGTTCATGTACGACCAGGCGTTCCTCAAGAGCCTGATCGGTTACGGCACGGCGGTGGCGCTGCTGCTGCTTCTCGTGGGCGCGCTGTTCTCGATCGTCTACATACGTCTGCTCAAGGTGGAGGTGTGA
- a CDS encoding sensor histidine kinase, translating to MQLPRPRSLAGQLFAMQVVLVAAVVAGCALFAYFTDRAQAEETAERQVTATARAMADSPSVREAIRSDDPSASLQPYAEHVRVDTGVDFVTIMKPDGTRWTHPNPELIGLPFIGTTEPALLGRTFTETYTGTLGPSTRAVTPIKDEGRITGLISVGITVDRISSQLEGQVKILALAAGGALALGGVGTYVINARLRRHTHGMNAGELSRMHDYHEAALHAVREGLLMLDGRRRIALINDGGQELLGLDDSAVGRNIDELGLPAPFVGALLASEPRVDEVHMTADRIVVVSTRPVIGGERRGTVATLRDHTELQALSGELDSERGFTHALRSQAHEAANRLHTVVSLIEMGRVEEAVEFATAELELAQVLTDRVVGAVGEPVLAALLLGKAAQANERGVELVLAEDSRIDDGVLPPSLAARDLVTVLGNLIDNAVDAAQGTDGARVTVTALVEDGELLLRVRDTGPGVAPGDMEEVFRRGWSTRGAERGLGLALVRQAVHRARGSVELTPGRDGGAEFTVRLPLGTRAEPGTAADADAGVGAGPGVGAASDAAESMAGATTDGGERGGS from the coding sequence ATGCAGCTACCCCGTCCCCGCAGCCTCGCAGGCCAGCTCTTCGCGATGCAGGTCGTACTGGTCGCTGCCGTCGTGGCGGGATGCGCGCTGTTCGCGTACTTCACGGACCGGGCACAGGCCGAGGAGACCGCAGAGCGCCAGGTGACGGCCACGGCGCGCGCGATGGCCGACTCCCCGTCCGTACGGGAGGCCATCAGGTCGGACGACCCGTCCGCCTCGCTCCAGCCCTACGCGGAGCACGTACGGGTCGACACGGGCGTGGACTTCGTCACGATCATGAAGCCGGACGGCACGCGCTGGACGCACCCCAATCCCGAGCTGATCGGGCTGCCCTTCATCGGCACGACGGAGCCGGCGCTGCTCGGCAGGACCTTCACCGAGACCTACACGGGCACGCTCGGCCCCTCCACCCGCGCCGTGACCCCGATCAAGGACGAGGGGCGGATCACCGGGCTGATCAGCGTCGGCATCACCGTCGACCGGATATCCAGCCAGCTGGAGGGCCAGGTCAAGATCCTGGCGCTGGCGGCCGGCGGCGCCCTCGCGCTGGGCGGGGTGGGCACCTACGTCATCAACGCGCGGCTGCGCCGCCACACGCACGGGATGAACGCCGGCGAGCTGAGCCGGATGCACGACTACCACGAGGCGGCGCTGCACGCGGTGCGTGAGGGGCTGCTGATGCTGGACGGGCGGCGCAGGATCGCGCTGATCAACGACGGGGGCCAGGAGCTCCTAGGTCTCGACGACAGCGCTGTGGGCCGCAACATCGACGAGCTCGGGCTGCCCGCCCCGTTCGTCGGCGCGCTCCTCGCGTCGGAGCCGCGTGTGGACGAGGTCCATATGACGGCCGACCGGATCGTGGTCGTCAGCACGCGTCCGGTGATCGGCGGCGAGCGGCGCGGTACGGTCGCGACGCTCCGGGACCACACCGAACTCCAAGCACTGTCGGGCGAGTTGGACTCCGAGCGCGGATTCACCCATGCCCTTCGTTCCCAGGCGCACGAGGCGGCGAACCGGCTGCACACGGTCGTGTCGCTGATCGAGATGGGGCGGGTGGAGGAGGCGGTGGAGTTCGCCACGGCGGAGCTGGAGCTGGCGCAGGTCCTCACGGACCGGGTCGTCGGCGCGGTGGGCGAGCCGGTGCTGGCGGCGCTGCTGCTGGGGAAGGCGGCGCAGGCCAACGAACGCGGGGTGGAGCTGGTGCTCGCGGAGGACAGCCGTATCGACGACGGGGTGCTGCCGCCGTCGCTGGCCGCCCGCGATCTGGTGACGGTGCTGGGCAATCTGATCGACAACGCGGTGGACGCCGCCCAGGGCACGGACGGCGCGCGGGTCACCGTCACGGCGCTGGTCGAGGACGGCGAGCTGCTGCTGCGGGTGCGGGACACGGGGCCGGGTGTCGCCCCCGGCGACATGGAGGAAGTGTTCCGGCGCGGCTGGTCGACCAGGGGCGCGGAACGCGGGCTGGGGCTGGCCCTCGTACGGCAGGCGGTGCACCGGGCGCGCGGGTCGGTGGAGCTGACACCGGGGCGGGACGGCGGGGCGGAGTTCACCGTGCGGCTGCCGCTCGGCACGCGCGCCGAGCCGGGCACGGCCGCGGATGCGGACGCGGGTGTCGGCGCGGGCCCGGGTGTCGGCGCGGCCTCGGATGCGGCAGAGTCGATGGCCGGAGCCACGACCGACGGTGGGGAGCGCGGCGGATCATGA
- a CDS encoding GntR family transcriptional regulator, with protein sequence MTTGGLSIRVDSGAPVPPFEQIRAQFADLISVGRLREGDRLPPVRQLASDLGLANNTVVRAYRELESAGLVHSRRGSGTRVASATGAVDDNARAALAERAREFATAARLLGAGDEEALAAIRHALASGDRPRDLSLP encoded by the coding sequence ATGACTACCGGCGGGCTCAGCATCAGGGTGGATTCCGGCGCCCCCGTCCCGCCGTTCGAGCAGATCAGGGCGCAGTTCGCGGATCTGATCTCGGTGGGGCGTCTTCGCGAGGGCGATCGGCTGCCCCCCGTACGGCAACTGGCCTCCGACCTCGGACTCGCCAACAACACCGTCGTCCGGGCCTACCGCGAGCTGGAGTCGGCGGGGCTCGTGCACAGCAGACGCGGCTCCGGTACGCGCGTGGCCTCGGCGACGGGCGCGGTGGATGACAACGCCAGGGCCGCGCTCGCCGAGCGCGCCCGCGAATTCGCGACCGCCGCGCGGCTGCTCGGCGCCGGCGACGAGGAGGCGCTGGCCGCGATCCGGCACGCGCTCGCGTCCGGCGACCGGCCCCGGGATCTGTCGTTGCCTTGA
- a CDS encoding LLM class flavin-dependent oxidoreductase yields the protein MTVLGAVFRPQLPPERLRGIARTADEAGLDELWLWEDCFLESGIASASAALAWTERLRVGVGLLPVPLRNVALTAMEAATLHRLFPGRAVLGVGHGVQDWMAQTGSRVESPVTLLREHLLALRALLAGERVTTEGRYVKLDAVALDWPPPTVPAPPAVFAGATGPRTMRLTGEAADGTILTGGTTPDEVRRSRQLIAEGRESAGRTGHHPVVVYLHTATGPGGAERLRAELDATGLPHGVAGPAAAVAEAVQALVEAGADTVVLQPTPDEPDPEGFIRFTAAEVSPLVPRTE from the coding sequence ATGACTGTTCTCGGCGCCGTCTTCCGCCCCCAACTTCCCCCCGAACGACTCCGCGGCATCGCCCGCACCGCGGACGAGGCGGGCCTGGACGAGCTGTGGCTCTGGGAGGACTGCTTCCTGGAGAGCGGTATCGCCAGCGCCTCCGCCGCCCTGGCCTGGACGGAGCGGCTGCGCGTCGGGGTCGGTCTGCTCCCCGTACCCCTGCGCAATGTCGCGCTGACGGCGATGGAGGCCGCGACCCTGCACCGGCTGTTCCCGGGGCGGGCGGTCCTCGGGGTCGGCCACGGCGTCCAGGACTGGATGGCGCAGACCGGTTCGCGCGTCGAGTCCCCCGTCACCCTGCTCCGCGAGCATCTGCTGGCGCTGCGCGCGCTGCTGGCGGGCGAGCGGGTGACCACGGAGGGGCGGTACGTGAAGCTGGACGCCGTCGCCCTCGACTGGCCGCCGCCCACCGTCCCCGCGCCGCCCGCCGTGTTCGCCGGGGCCACCGGACCGCGCACGATGCGGCTGACGGGTGAGGCCGCCGACGGCACCATCCTGACCGGCGGCACGACGCCCGACGAAGTACGCCGCTCCCGTCAACTCATCGCCGAGGGGCGGGAGTCGGCCGGCCGCACCGGCCATCACCCGGTGGTTGTCTACCTCCACACGGCGACCGGTCCGGGCGGCGCCGAGCGGCTGCGGGCCGAGCTGGACGCCACCGGCCTGCCGCACGGAGTCGCGGGCCCGGCCGCCGCCGTCGCCGAGGCCGTGCAGGCGCTCGTGGAGGCCGGAGCCGACACCGTGGTCCTCCAGCCGACGCCCGACGAACCCGACCCGGAGGGCTTCATCCGTTTCACGGCCGCCGAGGTCAGCCCGCTCGTGCCCCGGACGGAGTGA
- a CDS encoding glycoside hydrolase family 16 protein, producing MSVAIAGFVGLTSAGTARGDVPPTPGWNLQWSDDFNGGNGAPPSAANWQVDTGHGYPGGPGNWGTGEIQNYTANAQNLSLDGNGNLKITPLRDGAGNWTSARVETKRADFKAPAGGTLRIEGRIQMPNVTGAAAAGYWPAFWALGAPYRGNYWNWPAIGEFDIMENVNGINSVWAVLHCGVNPGGPCNETTGIGASRPCPGASCQSAFHTYRFEWDRSSSPNALRWYVDDQLYHTVTQSQLDATTWNNMTQHAGYFILLNVAIGGAFPDALGGPTPTAATVPGRPMLVDYVGVWTRGGSGPTDPPTDPPPSGSSQLYARTGGGLGDATTSGANATLASADGGNRDGTPYNPQVFTSGGITRAHNGGSTQFDLFVDAGTTVANGQQVRVSYDRTGDGTWDRTETYNYFATDPAPGFEHYTQARGLKSSTGSHGDLVNGKVRIEVWNAIGNGASTLGIGNQSVVRIPYG from the coding sequence ATGTCCGTCGCCATCGCGGGATTCGTCGGTCTGACAAGCGCCGGCACCGCCCGTGGTGACGTACCGCCCACGCCCGGCTGGAACCTCCAGTGGAGCGACGACTTCAACGGCGGGAACGGCGCCCCGCCGTCCGCCGCCAACTGGCAGGTCGACACCGGGCACGGCTACCCCGGCGGCCCGGGCAACTGGGGCACCGGCGAGATCCAGAACTACACCGCGAACGCCCAGAACCTGAGCCTCGACGGCAACGGGAACCTGAAGATCACCCCGCTCCGGGACGGCGCGGGCAACTGGACGTCGGCGCGCGTCGAGACCAAGCGCGCCGACTTCAAGGCACCGGCCGGCGGCACCCTGCGCATCGAGGGCCGGATTCAGATGCCGAACGTGACCGGCGCCGCCGCGGCCGGCTACTGGCCCGCCTTCTGGGCGCTCGGCGCGCCCTACCGGGGCAACTACTGGAACTGGCCCGCCATCGGCGAGTTCGACATCATGGAGAACGTCAACGGGATCAACTCCGTCTGGGCGGTGCTGCACTGCGGTGTGAACCCGGGCGGCCCCTGCAACGAGACCACCGGCATCGGCGCCAGCCGCCCCTGCCCCGGCGCGAGTTGCCAGTCGGCGTTCCACACGTACCGCTTCGAGTGGGACCGCTCCAGCTCGCCCAACGCGCTGCGCTGGTATGTGGACGACCAGCTCTACCACACCGTCACCCAGAGCCAGCTGGACGCGACGACCTGGAACAACATGACCCAGCACGCGGGGTACTTCATCCTGCTCAACGTCGCGATCGGCGGCGCGTTCCCGGACGCGCTCGGCGGGCCCACACCCACGGCGGCCACCGTGCCGGGACGGCCGATGCTCGTCGACTACGTCGGCGTCTGGACCCGTGGCGGCTCCGGCCCGACCGACCCGCCCACCGATCCACCGCCATCCGGCTCCTCGCAGTTGTACGCCCGCACCGGCGGCGGCCTCGGTGACGCCACCACCTCGGGCGCCAACGCCACACTCGCGTCGGCGGACGGCGGCAACCGCGACGGGACACCGTACAACCCGCAGGTCTTCACCTCCGGCGGGATCACCCGTGCCCACAACGGCGGGTCCACCCAGTTCGACCTCTTCGTCGACGCGGGCACGACGGTGGCCAACGGCCAGCAGGTGAGGGTGAGTTACGACCGTACGGGCGACGGCACCTGGGACCGTACTGAGACGTACAACTACTTCGCCACGGACCCGGCCCCCGGCTTCGAGCACTACACGCAGGCCAGGGGGCTGAAGTCGTCGACCGGTTCGCACGGCGACCTCGTCAACGGCAAGGTGCGGATCGAGGTCTGGAACGCCATCGGCAACGGCGCCAGCACGCTCGGCATCGGCAACCAGTCGGTCGTCCGGATCCCGTACGGCTGA
- a CDS encoding cation:dicarboxylate symporter family transporter: protein MAATRDRTHYLYLAVIAAVILGITVGFAAPGVAVELKPIGTGFVNLIKMMISPIIFCTIVLGVGSVRKAAKVGAVGGLALGYFMVMSTVALAIGLVVGNILEPGAGLHITDATADVGAAQVSGDAETTAEFLVGIIPTTLVSAFTEGEVLQTLLVALLAGFALQAMGRTGEPILRGIGHIQRLVFRILAMIMWAAPVGAFGAIAAVVGETGMDALKSLAVIMIGFYVTCALFVFVVLGVLLKLVTGINILSLLKYLAREFLLIVSTSSSESALPRLIAKMEHLGVSKPVVGITVPTGYSFNLDGTAIYLTMASLFIAEAMGDPLAIGEQIGLLLFMIIASKGAAGVTGAGLATLAGGLQSHRPELVDGVGLIVGIDRFMSEARALTNFAGNAVATVLVGTWTKEIDRARVDEVLAGRLPFDEKTLVDDHGPAGDDGPSLTKDSDGPSDLPEQRDADGTPAKV from the coding sequence GTGGCCGCTACTCGGGACCGTACCCATTATCTGTATCTGGCCGTGATCGCCGCAGTGATTCTCGGAATCACGGTCGGATTCGCTGCCCCGGGGGTGGCCGTCGAGCTGAAGCCCATCGGGACCGGCTTCGTCAACCTCATCAAGATGATGATCTCCCCGATCATCTTCTGCACCATCGTTCTCGGTGTCGGATCCGTCCGCAAGGCCGCCAAGGTCGGCGCGGTCGGCGGTCTGGCCCTCGGCTACTTCATGGTCATGTCGACCGTCGCCCTGGCCATCGGCCTCGTCGTCGGCAACATCCTGGAGCCCGGCGCCGGTCTGCACATCACGGACGCGACGGCCGACGTCGGCGCGGCGCAGGTGTCCGGCGACGCCGAGACCACCGCCGAATTCCTGGTCGGCATCATCCCCACCACGCTGGTCTCCGCCTTCACCGAGGGTGAGGTGCTCCAGACGCTGCTCGTGGCGCTGCTGGCGGGCTTCGCGCTCCAGGCCATGGGCCGCACCGGCGAGCCGATCCTGCGCGGTATCGGTCACATCCAGCGCCTCGTCTTCCGCATCCTCGCGATGATCATGTGGGCGGCGCCCGTCGGTGCCTTCGGCGCGATCGCGGCGGTGGTCGGCGAGACCGGGATGGACGCGCTGAAGTCGCTGGCGGTCATCATGATCGGCTTCTATGTGACCTGCGCGCTGTTCGTCTTCGTCGTACTCGGCGTGCTGCTCAAGCTCGTCACCGGCATCAACATCCTCTCGCTGCTGAAGTACCTGGCGCGCGAGTTCCTGCTGATCGTCTCCACCTCGTCGTCCGAGTCGGCGCTGCCGCGGCTGATCGCGAAGATGGAGCACCTGGGTGTCAGCAAGCCCGTCGTCGGTATCACCGTGCCGACCGGCTACTCCTTCAACCTCGACGGCACGGCCATCTATCTGACGATGGCGTCGCTGTTCATCGCCGAGGCGATGGGCGACCCGCTCGCCATCGGTGAGCAGATCGGGCTCCTCCTCTTCATGATCATCGCGTCGAAGGGTGCGGCGGGCGTCACCGGCGCCGGCCTCGCGACCCTGGCGGGCGGCCTCCAGTCGCACCGGCCGGAGCTGGTCGACGGCGTCGGCCTGATCGTCGGCATCGACCGCTTCATGAGCGAGGCGCGCGCCCTGACGAACTTCGCGGGCAACGCGGTCGCCACGGTCCTCGTCGGTACGTGGACGAAGGAGATCGACCGGGCCAGGGTGGACGAGGTGCTGGCCGGCCGGCTTCCGTTCGACGAGAAGACGCTGGTCGACGACCACGGGCCGGCCGGCGACGACGGTCCGAGCCTCACGAAGGACTCCGACGGTCCCTCGGACCTGCCGGAGCAGCGCGACGCGGACGGGACGCCGGCGAAGGTCTGA